The following are from one region of the Candidatus Neomarinimicrobiota bacterium genome:
- a CDS encoding molybdenum cofactor biosynthesis protein MoaB, with translation MTYHEHQKQSGPKSLNCAVVTISDTRTEDNDEGGSYIVESLISAGHQIKKKLILKDESEEIKNLLAELIGSGEFNLIITTGGTGIASRDNTIQTLKPLLEKTMEGFGELFRSLSYDEIGARAMLSGATAGVAGSTLLFCLPGSLNAVKLGMEKLILPDLGHLVWEATR, from the coding sequence ATGACTTATCATGAACATCAGAAACAAAGTGGTCCAAAATCGCTGAATTGTGCTGTAGTTACGATTTCTGATACCCGAACAGAAGATAACGACGAGGGGGGCAGTTATATTGTCGAATCGTTAATTTCAGCGGGTCATCAGATTAAAAAGAAACTGATACTGAAGGATGAATCCGAAGAAATTAAGAATCTGCTGGCAGAATTAATCGGTTCAGGCGAGTTCAATCTGATTATCACCACAGGCGGTACGGGAATAGCGTCCCGGGATAACACCATTCAGACCCTGAAGCCGTTATTGGAGAAAACAATGGAAGGCTTCGGCGAGCTTTTCAGAAGTTTGAGTTATGATGAGATAGGCGCACGGGCAATGCTAAGCGGGGCTACTGCGGGAGTTGCAGGAAGCACTCTGCTGTTCTGTTTGCCGGGATCGCTGAATGCCGTAAAGCTCGGTATGGAGAAATTGATATTGCCCGACCTTGGACATCTTGTTTGGGAAGCGACACGCTGA
- a CDS encoding molybdopterin molybdotransferase MoeA produces the protein MRAFGKLTPFDEALKKSLEVSIPIERTEKVKLEDALGRVHAEELISALNVPDYTRAAMDGYALMSDDTSSASVDVTVSLKMIGEIFAGDSGKNVLNRGECFKIATGGMLPERADAVIPFEDIVERPDSIVLETPVPEGSCLGLLGEDIKVGDVILRSGTLLHSAHIGAAASVGIPELKCYVKPVVAIAVSGDEIVEVGGELGVGQVYDTNSYTLAAVISKAGGISVKLPIVRDSVENIEKAIQSSDADIITFTGGSSVGERDLIVDAIKNLGEVIYHGITAKPGKPGLLGKVGDSLVVGMPGYPTSCLTIANVLLAPMIRKISRNSSADYNSEIEVELGETITAKSESHQIVTVKIENGKARPVFKGSSVITSMSNADGYVELPHGVSELNAGEMVRVTLL, from the coding sequence ATGAGGGCATTTGGAAAATTAACACCCTTTGATGAAGCTCTCAAAAAGTCATTAGAAGTCTCAATTCCTATTGAAAGAACGGAAAAAGTAAAACTCGAAGATGCCTTAGGAAGAGTCCATGCAGAAGAACTGATATCAGCTTTGAATGTTCCGGATTACACACGCGCAGCGATGGACGGCTATGCGTTGATGTCTGATGATACGTCTTCAGCTTCCGTGGATGTAACTGTCTCGCTAAAGATGATCGGAGAAATATTTGCCGGTGATTCCGGGAAGAATGTTCTCAACAGAGGCGAGTGCTTTAAAATTGCTACCGGTGGAATGCTGCCGGAAAGAGCGGATGCCGTTATTCCATTTGAGGACATTGTGGAGCGACCGGATTCAATTGTTCTTGAGACTCCGGTGCCGGAAGGTTCCTGTCTCGGACTTTTAGGAGAGGATATCAAGGTTGGGGATGTCATTTTGAGAAGTGGAACTCTCCTGCACTCCGCTCATATCGGAGCTGCCGCTTCCGTCGGAATTCCGGAATTAAAATGTTATGTTAAACCGGTTGTGGCGATTGCTGTAAGCGGAGATGAGATTGTTGAAGTAGGAGGAGAACTCGGGGTCGGTCAGGTTTATGATACGAATTCATACACGCTTGCAGCGGTAATATCGAAAGCGGGAGGCATATCTGTAAAACTTCCTATCGTCCGTGACAGCGTGGAAAATATCGAAAAAGCCATACAGTCTTCTGATGCCGATATAATAACGTTTACAGGCGGGTCAAGCGTCGGCGAAAGAGATTTGATAGTGGACGCTATTAAGAATCTCGGAGAAGTTATCTATCACGGAATAACGGCAAAACCCGGGAAGCCCGGTCTCCTGGGCAAGGTGGGTGACAGTTTAGTAGTAGGAATGCCCGGTTATCCGACTTCATGTCTCACGATAGCGAACGTGTTGCTCGCTCCAATGATCAGAAAAATTTCTCGTAATAGTTCTGCTGATTATAATTCCGAAATTGAAGTGGAATTAGGCGAAACAATAACCGCGAAATCAGAATCGCATCAGATCGTGACGGTGAAGATTGAAAACGGTAAAGCTCGTCCGGTCTTCAAAGGCTCTTCCGTAATAACCAGTATGTCCAATGCGGACGGTTACGTGGAACTGCCGCACGGTGTCTCTGAATTGAATGCAGGGGAGATGGTGCGGGTAACGCTATTATGA
- a CDS encoding anaerobic glycerol-3-phosphate dehydrogenase subunit C yields the protein MSSAFSDNIKVANDLRSFIDGDVLSSNISRQLYSTAACIYELTPLVIVVPRHADDVQKTVKYSSETGVPITARGAGSGLAGAALGTGIILDFTKYMNKIISIDGDIATVQPGLIYGKLNKSLRSKGLHFAPDPSSGNFCSIGGMLGTNAAGPHTLKYGSTKDWIESLTFVTANGEPMTSSIMNFEDINGRSTSKIPKAVFDLINENRELISASAPNVNKNSSGYNVYDVINNDKFDLSKLIVGSEGTLGVITEAKLKLTRMTNSKGFLLVSCSRLEDAGECVNKLMELEPTALDMIDNKLVDLSLEADPHLREVVPAEAKYILFAEFFGDSDEEVKEQLDEADNAIHGTAKPAFSVKRSTNPEEMERLWSVRKAAVGILSKIKGSRKPVAFAEDGTVHYSLVGEYLKKVTGIFESMGLNGTAYGHAGNGNLHIRPMLDLKNEDDLKKMNTIAQRVHEVVKEMNGTMTGEHADGLARTPYMKDFYPELYPVFEKIKKLFDPNNLMNPGKIVSESPQHVSDNLRYGINYSVNKTDTFIDKDKWSSTAELCHGCGTCTQYCPVAFTTNDETSTARAKANLLRGVLSGKLDSELLLDLEFKSVIDECVNCKLCLVECPTEVNIPGLAQEARAYFVSKNKQGIREIILGATKQVSEIGSLLSPFSNLFLRIGLFRRLLSKVIGIHPKRKMQKFVKGSLQNKTFPYQMEAYSEEVVYFGGCHAHYSDPRGELKSTMRLLEKLGVKATLPEWRCCGAANLSLGQKEAAKADAEQNVELLLPYVRKGLKILTSSGSCGYALKYELPELLGTDEASEVAAAVTDLFDYLGELDNKNAFKGEWKPVEMKVVYHQPCQHRAQKTEYDITELLRKIPGIKLSPIEKVCCGMAGTFGYKQENFDLSMLMGEPLFEQIRESSPDYVLTGTGTCQVQITQGTNIPTIHPVTILNRSYFPPFSA from the coding sequence ATGAGTTCGGCGTTTAGCGATAATATAAAAGTCGCTAACGATCTTCGCTCTTTTATTGATGGAGACGTTTTATCCAGCAATATTTCGCGCCAACTTTACAGCACAGCCGCTTGTATCTACGAACTTACTCCTTTGGTTATAGTTGTGCCTCGGCACGCGGATGATGTCCAAAAGACGGTGAAGTACTCGTCGGAAACCGGAGTCCCAATTACCGCAAGAGGAGCAGGATCCGGATTAGCGGGAGCCGCATTGGGAACGGGAATTATTCTTGATTTCACAAAATATATGAACAAAATAATCAGCATAGATGGCGATATAGCTACAGTACAACCCGGATTGATATATGGCAAATTGAACAAATCCCTTCGCTCAAAAGGTCTGCATTTTGCGCCTGATCCGTCCAGCGGAAATTTCTGCTCAATTGGCGGGATGCTCGGCACCAATGCAGCGGGACCGCATACGCTGAAATACGGCTCCACGAAAGATTGGATCGAATCTCTCACATTTGTGACCGCGAACGGAGAACCGATGACGTCATCTATTATGAACTTTGAAGATATTAATGGTCGGTCAACATCGAAAATTCCGAAAGCTGTTTTTGATCTGATAAATGAAAATAGAGAATTGATCAGCGCTTCGGCTCCCAATGTGAATAAAAATTCTTCCGGTTACAATGTCTATGATGTTATCAATAATGATAAATTCGATCTTAGCAAACTGATAGTCGGTTCCGAGGGAACGCTTGGCGTGATAACCGAAGCAAAACTCAAACTCACCCGAATGACAAATTCAAAAGGGTTTTTACTGGTTTCTTGCTCAAGACTTGAAGATGCGGGGGAGTGCGTAAATAAATTAATGGAACTTGAGCCTACCGCTCTTGATATGATCGACAATAAGCTGGTGGATCTGTCTTTGGAGGCGGATCCGCACCTACGGGAAGTCGTACCAGCTGAAGCTAAATATATATTATTCGCTGAATTTTTCGGAGATTCCGATGAAGAAGTAAAAGAGCAGCTTGACGAGGCGGATAATGCTATTCACGGAACCGCGAAACCCGCATTTTCGGTGAAGCGTTCCACTAATCCCGAAGAGATGGAACGGTTGTGGTCGGTACGAAAAGCGGCAGTAGGGATACTGAGTAAAATCAAGGGAAGCCGAAAACCTGTCGCCTTTGCGGAAGACGGCACTGTCCACTACTCGCTGGTGGGAGAATATCTGAAGAAAGTCACCGGCATTTTTGAATCTATGGGATTGAATGGGACAGCGTATGGTCATGCCGGCAACGGGAATTTACACATTCGTCCGATGCTTGATTTGAAAAACGAGGACGACCTCAAGAAAATGAACACCATCGCCCAGCGTGTTCACGAAGTTGTGAAAGAAATGAACGGGACAATGACGGGTGAGCACGCAGACGGACTTGCCCGCACGCCATATATGAAAGATTTTTACCCGGAATTATACCCTGTATTCGAGAAGATAAAAAAATTGTTCGACCCGAATAACCTGATGAATCCGGGTAAGATAGTTTCGGAATCTCCTCAACACGTATCTGATAACCTGCGTTATGGAATAAATTATTCAGTAAATAAGACGGATACGTTTATTGATAAGGATAAATGGAGTTCGACCGCCGAGCTTTGCCATGGATGCGGCACATGTACACAATATTGTCCTGTGGCATTCACAACAAATGATGAGACATCCACTGCCCGGGCAAAGGCTAATTTACTGAGAGGCGTTCTTTCGGGTAAATTAGATTCGGAATTGCTTTTGGACTTAGAGTTTAAATCGGTAATTGACGAATGCGTTAATTGTAAGCTGTGTCTGGTAGAATGTCCGACAGAAGTGAATATACCGGGTCTTGCCCAGGAAGCGCGGGCGTATTTTGTTTCCAAAAATAAGCAGGGAATAAGAGAAATAATTCTTGGCGCAACGAAACAAGTATCTGAAATCGGTTCTTTACTCAGTCCGTTCTCCAATCTGTTTTTAAGGATTGGATTATTTAGAAGACTCCTATCAAAAGTTATCGGCATTCACCCGAAGAGAAAGATGCAAAAATTTGTGAAAGGTTCTCTTCAGAACAAAACGTTCCCATACCAGATGGAAGCATACAGTGAGGAAGTAGTGTATTTTGGCGGGTGCCATGCGCACTATTCAGACCCAAGAGGTGAACTGAAGTCAACCATGAGGCTCCTTGAAAAGCTCGGAGTGAAGGCTACCTTACCCGAGTGGCGTTGCTGTGGAGCGGCTAATTTATCGCTTGGACAGAAAGAAGCAGCGAAAGCGGATGCGGAGCAAAATGTAGAGTTACTCCTCCCTTATGTCCGTAAAGGATTGAAAATCCTGACGTCATCCGGCTCTTGCGGATATGCGCTGAAATATGAACTCCCGGAGCTTCTTGGAACTGATGAGGCTTCGGAGGTCGCGGCTGCGGTGACTGATTTATTTGATTATTTAGGCGAGCTCGACAATAAAAACGCTTTTAAAGGTGAGTGGAAACCCGTAGAGATGAAGGTTGTGTATCATCAGCCGTGTCAACATCGAGCGCAGAAAACAGAATATGATATTACGGAGCTACTTCGCAAAATCCCAGGAATCAAGTTATCTCCTATAGAGAAAGTCTGCTGTGGGATGGCGGGAACATTCGGATATAAACAGGAAAACTTTGATCTGTCGATGTTGATGGGTGAACCTCTGTTCGAACAAATCAGGGAATCGTCTCCTGATTATGTTCTTACCGGCACGGGAACCTGTCAGGTTCAGATAACTCAAGGAACGAATATTCCCACGATTCATCCCGTTACAATCCTTAATAGGTCTTATTTTCCGCCCTTTTCTGCTTGA
- a CDS encoding 2-oxoacid:acceptor oxidoreductase family protein: protein MKSNGFPFPGIPTTTDGAGAVVWVDSQITQGGCAYPITSSTTMGSGYQAAIAAGKTNLWGEKLFFIESESEHSSASACEGVAVSGGRVTNFTSGQGLVLMKEVLFTISGKRLPIVFHIGSRALTSQSLNVHAGHDDVFAVADTGWGILFGRNAQEAGDLALISRRVAEDTETPFMNVQDGFLTTHTIENALLIEPEMMKEYIGNPSEKLRNLMNPYEPIMSGVVQNQDAYMKGKIAQRLFYDKIPGALKNAMDEFYRLTGRKYGLIDGYEIEDADYVIISLGSVSETAKTTIEWMKKNRDEKVGVLNITSFRPFPGAEIVEALKHVKSIAVLERLDIPLGQSNPLTAEVKAAFADAIQGAEGYPKITTMPRIVSGSYGLGSRDTRPGDIIAVFNALKNGTAKDYFTLGIKHPLNIDRGEDPDVRAPGSFSMRGHSVGGYGSVTTNKIIATIVADLFDMKVQAYPKYGSEKKGLPTTYYLTISDEPILTHSELNYVEFVPMNDTNSFNLANPLMGIQENGMIFVQTNKNSPEALWDTIPDWAKDTIRKRNIRVLGLDTVSIARDVASKPELQQRMQGIVLLGIFLKVTPFVERNNLTDEKLMEGVKRSLTKYFGSKGEQVVNDNLKAVERGYKEVFEVPQEFIQKKDAKETDKSLAEA from the coding sequence ATGAAAAGTAACGGTTTCCCCTTTCCGGGAATTCCCACTACCACTGATGGAGCCGGAGCAGTTGTATGGGTTGATTCACAAATAACACAGGGTGGCTGTGCATATCCTATCACTTCTTCCACGACAATGGGCTCGGGATATCAAGCAGCCATTGCTGCGGGTAAAACAAATCTATGGGGTGAGAAATTATTTTTTATTGAATCTGAATCGGAGCATTCGTCCGCTTCAGCATGTGAGGGCGTAGCTGTCAGCGGTGGAAGAGTAACGAATTTTACCTCAGGACAGGGTCTGGTTTTGATGAAAGAAGTACTTTTTACGATTTCCGGGAAGAGGCTTCCAATTGTATTTCATATTGGTTCGCGCGCACTTACTTCGCAATCACTTAATGTTCATGCAGGTCATGATGATGTGTTTGCGGTTGCTGACACAGGCTGGGGAATTCTATTCGGCAGAAATGCTCAGGAGGCAGGTGATTTAGCGCTTATATCGCGTCGTGTGGCTGAAGACACTGAAACTCCATTTATGAATGTTCAGGATGGGTTTCTTACAACACATACTATTGAAAATGCGTTGCTCATTGAACCCGAGATGATGAAAGAATATATCGGTAACCCGTCAGAAAAACTTCGGAACCTTATGAATCCTTATGAACCGATTATGAGCGGCGTAGTACAGAATCAGGATGCCTATATGAAAGGGAAAATAGCGCAAAGGCTGTTTTATGATAAAATCCCCGGAGCCCTTAAAAATGCTATGGACGAATTTTATCGGCTGACAGGCAGAAAATATGGTTTGATTGACGGATATGAAATTGAAGATGCTGATTACGTTATCATTTCCTTAGGTTCGGTTTCTGAAACCGCAAAGACCACAATCGAGTGGATGAAGAAAAACCGCGATGAAAAGGTTGGCGTGTTAAACATTACGTCGTTCAGACCTTTTCCCGGAGCAGAGATAGTTGAAGCGCTTAAACATGTAAAATCAATAGCAGTGCTTGAGCGGCTTGATATTCCGTTGGGTCAATCAAACCCGCTTACAGCAGAAGTAAAAGCAGCGTTCGCGGATGCCATACAAGGGGCTGAAGGTTATCCGAAGATAACTACAATGCCGCGAATCGTCTCAGGAAGCTACGGACTTGGAAGCAGAGATACCCGTCCCGGCGATATAATTGCCGTTTTTAACGCACTGAAAAATGGAACCGCCAAAGATTATTTTACCTTAGGAATCAAGCATCCGCTAAATATTGACAGAGGGGAAGACCCTGATGTAAGAGCCCCCGGGTCATTTTCTATGAGAGGACATTCGGTAGGCGGATACGGATCGGTGACCACCAACAAAATAATTGCGACTATTGTGGCGGACCTTTTTGATATGAAAGTTCAGGCTTATCCGAAATACGGTTCGGAGAAAAAAGGACTTCCAACTACATATTACCTCACAATATCGGATGAACCGATATTGACTCATTCCGAGCTTAACTATGTTGAATTTGTGCCGATGAACGACACGAATTCATTTAATCTTGCTAATCCGTTAATGGGGATTCAAGAAAATGGGATGATTTTTGTTCAGACCAATAAGAACTCGCCTGAAGCTCTCTGGGATACGATTCCGGATTGGGCAAAGGATACTATCAGAAAGAGAAATATCAGAGTACTTGGGCTTGATACTGTTAGTATAGCGCGAGACGTAGCATCCAAGCCCGAATTACAGCAAAGAATGCAGGGTATCGTGTTACTCGGCATTTTCCTGAAAGTCACTCCATTCGTCGAGCGGAATAATCTTACGGATGAGAAACTTATGGAAGGTGTAAAGCGTTCACTCACGAAATATTTCGGAAGTAAAGGTGAGCAGGTTGTGAATGATAACTTAAAGGCTGTGGAGCGGGGTTATAAAGAAGTTTTTGAAGTTCCCCAAGAATTCATTCAGAAGAAAGATGCAAAAGAGACAGATAAATCTCTAGCTGAAGCTTGA
- a CDS encoding thiamine pyrophosphate-binding protein — MSFDSDVIEKKIDKSVLDIATFNDIIVGAYNDGTAEDGLEADEGVARSLIPAGTGSLRDFSYIAPEIPILLPDACVGCMDCVTECPDTAILGKVIRPKELEAATEGVENNNIKKWVRDQFTETNKYYNVYEKKGQDPGVFGIFIDPTKCKGCAECVEVCGDHGALKMIFKNDENMVEYSEGFKVYQDLPATKPEFINEKILPDMMLADESLLFVGGAGSCMGCGEATVLRMMLAATGFVYGKESVGLVASTGCNTVYGSTYPYNPFLVPWTNSLFENGAADAMGVRAMWDQRGWTDKKLWVIGGDGAMLDIGFQALSRMMASGMDINVLILDTQVYSNTGGQASTGTYLSQEAKMSAHGKAIPGKTERRKEIGNIAMMHPNVYVAQTTAAHTNHFYKAIMAANEYPGPAIVNTFTTCQPEHGVADDMASHQAKLAVNSRAFPLFVHDPRKEGKLSDRLSLASNPAIKDDWYKNPKTGEVIDFVHFARTEGRFAKQFDKDGKPSDAVMAANEDRLQNWRLLQELAGVI; from the coding sequence ATGTCATTTGATAGTGATGTAATAGAAAAGAAAATAGATAAATCGGTTCTTGATATAGCAACATTCAACGATATTATCGTTGGAGCATACAATGACGGAACTGCTGAAGACGGACTTGAGGCGGACGAAGGAGTAGCCAGAAGCCTGATTCCGGCAGGGACGGGCAGCTTGAGAGATTTCAGTTATATCGCACCTGAGATTCCTATACTGCTTCCTGATGCGTGCGTAGGATGTATGGATTGTGTGACGGAATGTCCTGATACGGCAATTCTCGGTAAGGTAATCAGACCGAAAGAGCTGGAAGCGGCAACCGAAGGCGTGGAAAATAACAATATTAAGAAATGGGTACGAGATCAATTTACCGAGACAAATAAATATTACAATGTATATGAGAAAAAAGGGCAAGATCCCGGTGTCTTCGGAATTTTTATCGATCCTACGAAATGCAAAGGGTGTGCGGAATGTGTTGAAGTTTGCGGTGACCACGGCGCGCTGAAAATGATTTTCAAGAACGATGAGAATATGGTTGAATATTCAGAAGGTTTTAAGGTCTATCAGGATTTGCCTGCTACCAAACCTGAATTTATTAATGAAAAAATCCTCCCGGATATGATGCTTGCCGACGAAAGTCTGCTGTTTGTTGGTGGAGCGGGATCATGTATGGGTTGCGGAGAAGCAACTGTTCTCCGGATGATGCTGGCTGCCACCGGATTTGTGTATGGCAAGGAATCTGTCGGCTTAGTGGCATCGACAGGATGTAACACGGTTTATGGTTCCACATATCCATACAATCCGTTTTTAGTACCCTGGACAAATTCCCTGTTTGAAAATGGAGCCGCAGACGCTATGGGCGTTCGCGCTATGTGGGACCAAAGAGGCTGGACAGACAAGAAATTGTGGGTGATCGGTGGCGACGGCGCCATGCTTGATATAGGATTTCAGGCATTAAGCAGAATGATGGCTTCCGGTATGGATATCAACGTGCTTATACTTGATACACAGGTTTATTCGAATACGGGAGGACAGGCTTCTACCGGTACCTATCTCAGTCAGGAAGCGAAAATGTCTGCTCACGGAAAAGCTATTCCCGGCAAGACGGAAAGACGAAAAGAGATAGGAAATATTGCGATGATGCATCCGAATGTTTACGTAGCCCAAACCACAGCTGCGCACACTAATCATTTTTATAAAGCGATAATGGCTGCTAACGAGTATCCGGGACCGGCTATAGTTAATACATTTACGACCTGCCAACCTGAACATGGAGTGGCGGACGATATGGCTAGTCATCAGGCGAAGCTGGCAGTTAACAGCCGCGCATTTCCTCTGTTCGTGCACGATCCGCGCAAGGAAGGCAAGTTAAGCGACAGATTGAGTCTTGCAAGTAATCCCGCTATTAAGGATGATTGGTATAAGAATCCCAAAACAGGCGAGGTGATAGACTTTGTTCACTTTGCCCGTACTGAAGGAAGATTCGCGAAACAATTTGATAAGGACGGGAAACCCTCCGATGCGGTCATGGCAGCTAATGAAGACAGGTTACAAAATTGGAGATTACTGCAGGAACTTGCCGGAGTTATTTAA
- a CDS encoding bifunctional oligoribonuclease/PAP phosphatase NrnA → MTDNPFRDLEAVKAVIEKGNRFLLTTHVNPDGDGIGSEIALYHYLKSLGKEPHIINCSPLPNNFHYLVSDNEIERFDEDKSTEIFKEFDVAFVLDIGNYARLKEVGQLITYNNIPTVCIDHHPKEDDKFDHYFIDTSASATGELIFELLEGLGAEITLPIAKAIYSAIMSDTGSFRFNNTNEKSHKIAAEMIGIGVDPETIWASVYGEIPPERVSIQAEAMNKIRYDLDGKFAWCVVNRQMLGRAKAKPKEMEGFTDYLRNIKGVKASVVLIEISDDITKLSFRSKGDFDSNEFARRMGGGGHKYASGARVEKGYKEIIPEMLKEAEDIMSSTNNNS, encoded by the coding sequence TTGACAGATAACCCATTTAGGGATCTTGAAGCCGTTAAAGCGGTAATAGAGAAAGGCAATCGTTTTCTTCTTACGACTCATGTTAATCCTGACGGTGATGGCATAGGCTCGGAAATCGCATTATACCATTACCTCAAATCATTGGGCAAAGAGCCGCATATCATTAATTGCTCACCGCTCCCGAATAATTTTCATTACCTTGTCTCCGATAATGAAATAGAACGTTTTGACGAGGATAAATCTACCGAAATATTCAAGGAATTTGATGTAGCGTTCGTACTGGATATAGGTAATTATGCTCGTTTGAAAGAGGTTGGTCAACTCATCACCTATAATAACATTCCTACAGTTTGCATAGATCATCATCCAAAGGAAGATGACAAATTCGACCATTACTTTATCGATACATCAGCCTCTGCTACCGGCGAACTGATTTTCGAATTATTGGAAGGATTAGGCGCTGAAATTACTCTGCCGATAGCAAAGGCGATATACAGCGCTATTATGTCTGATACCGGTTCGTTTCGTTTTAATAATACGAATGAGAAGTCACACAAAATTGCTGCTGAAATGATTGGAATCGGCGTAGATCCTGAAACTATCTGGGCGTCTGTTTACGGCGAAATCCCTCCTGAGCGTGTAAGCATACAAGCTGAAGCGATGAATAAAATTCGATACGATTTGGACGGAAAATTTGCATGGTGCGTGGTCAACAGGCAGATGCTTGGAAGGGCAAAAGCTAAACCTAAGGAAATGGAAGGATTCACGGATTACCTTAGAAATATCAAAGGGGTAAAAGCAAGCGTTGTATTAATAGAAATATCGGATGATATTACTAAACTGAGTTTTCGTTCTAAGGGTGATTTTGATTCTAATGAGTTTGCTCGCAGAATGGGAGGCGGCGGGCACAAATACGCGTCGGGAGCCCGAGTGGAAAAGGGTTATAAAGAAATAATACCCGAGATGCTGAAAGAAGCCGAGGATATAATGTCTTCAACTAATAATAACTCTTAA
- a CDS encoding dCTP deaminase encodes MSVRPDHWIEMMAKEHGMIEPIENSQVSDGVISYGISSYGYDLRVSDEFKIFTNVNNAMVDPKNFDENSFVDFKGDVCIIPPNSFALGRSVEYFRIPRDVITVCLGKSTYARCGIITNVTPFEPEWEGYVTLEISNTTPLPAKIYANEGIAQVLFFQSDDAPTISYADKKGKYQGQKGITPAKL; translated from the coding sequence ATGTCAGTAAGACCTGATCATTGGATTGAAATGATGGCAAAGGAACATGGTATGATAGAACCGATTGAGAATTCACAAGTTAGCGACGGTGTGATATCATATGGAATTTCGTCATACGGATACGATTTGAGAGTATCAGACGAATTTAAAATTTTCACAAACGTTAATAACGCAATGGTAGATCCGAAAAATTTTGATGAAAATTCATTTGTGGATTTTAAAGGTGACGTTTGCATCATCCCGCCGAATAGCTTCGCTCTCGGTCGCTCGGTGGAGTACTTCAGAATTCCCCGGGATGTCATTACCGTATGTCTTGGAAAATCTACTTATGCCAGGTGCGGCATTATAACGAATGTCACCCCTTTCGAGCCTGAATGGGAAGGATACGTAACTTTGGAGATTTCTAATACAACTCCATTACCGGCTAAAATATATGCCAATGAGGGAATTGCTCAGGTATTGTTTTTTCAATCTGACGATGCCCCTACGATTTCTTATGCCGATAAAAAAGGCAAATATCAGGGTCAAAAGGGTATTACTCCCGCTAAACTATAG
- the moaA gene encoding GTP 3',8-cyclase MoaA, translated as MIDNFGREVNYLRISVTDRCNLRCVYCMPDEGIAWLKRSELMSYEEIIRIVRIMAGMGLKKVRITGGEPLVRSDLPDLITELSLIKELKDISLSTNGVLLDKYADSLKKAGINRVNISLDTLKENRFKDISLRHSLKDVLNGFDAAERVGFKPIKINMVVMRGVNDDELQDFAALTLEKDYEVRFIEMMPLKENLNRQKISFYSTEEIKKNISKIGKLYPLSRDLTGGPARYFRFKGSKGKIGFISPLSHTFCGDCNRIRLTATGGLKLCLFNEPELNFKDALRGGATDADIRGMIRNAMTIKPLEHNLEVGKAGFESYTAMSQIGG; from the coding sequence ATGATAGACAATTTCGGTAGAGAAGTAAATTACCTGCGCATTTCGGTTACAGACAGATGTAACCTAAGGTGCGTGTACTGCATGCCTGATGAAGGTATAGCATGGCTAAAGCGATCCGAGCTTATGTCATATGAAGAAATTATCCGAATTGTTCGGATAATGGCGGGAATGGGTCTCAAAAAAGTACGGATAACAGGTGGTGAGCCTTTAGTTCGTAGCGACCTCCCGGATCTGATCACCGAACTGTCCTTAATTAAAGAATTAAAAGATATATCACTTTCGACAAACGGGGTATTGCTCGACAAGTATGCTGATTCGCTGAAGAAAGCAGGTATAAATCGCGTTAACATCAGTCTTGACACATTAAAGGAAAATAGATTCAAAGATATATCGCTTCGACATTCTCTAAAAGATGTGCTTAACGGGTTTGATGCGGCTGAAAGAGTGGGTTTTAAACCCATTAAAATAAATATGGTGGTCATGCGAGGAGTAAATGACGACGAGTTACAAGATTTTGCCGCGCTGACGCTTGAAAAGGATTATGAAGTTAGGTTTATCGAGATGATGCCGTTAAAAGAGAATCTCAACCGACAGAAAATTTCGTTTTACTCGACGGAAGAGATTAAAAAAAATATTTCTAAAATCGGAAAACTTTATCCTCTCTCGCGTGATCTGACGGGTGGGCCTGCCAGATATTTTAGATTTAAGGGTTCAAAAGGCAAAATCGGATTTATCTCCCCACTTAGTCATACTTTTTGCGGCGATTGCAACAGAATTAGGCTTACAGCCACAGGTGGATTGAAATTATGCCTGTTCAATGAACCTGAATTAAATTTCAAAGATGCTCTCCGCGGCGGCGCAACTGATGCTGATATAAGGGGAATGATTCGAAACGCGATGACTATCAAACCATTAGAGCACAATCTTGAAGTCGGAAAAGCGGGATTCGAATCTTACACCGCTATGTCCCAAATAGGCGGTTAA